One Chromatiaceae bacterium DNA segment encodes these proteins:
- a CDS encoding GAF domain-containing protein produces the protein MTTAPNLNLVEVGEYWFAWVGRAGSKKPARVRGVVHGGQGHADTMAAARALVGSDDRPSTCVAMGKGRPVILRDIAHESDRTSWAETALRFGYRSMIALPLKEGATPFGSFSIFSAESSAFRKKEVALLEVLAQDLACGIVQRVRVRGRARPVDGEVDQGERNRILTTLQEGVGQSMQAVNLGLKRGRAMAAKKEPVLTELLDQLSAEVGSAIQGLRDLGQELRLGFLEHLPFPDAIRLHCQETSLRAGIAIDVRAKNTGFELDKQVKEQGFFCFREALDNAVRHAQASRIEVSLEVGPSGWLHLEIRDNGVGFDTRQASRRFDGLGLCAIRERAESVFGRAKIQSFPRHGTRVRISVPLSLVQPVKSAIARGGVQARTAPHTQPEEPTA, from the coding sequence ATGACTACCGCGCCCAATCTTAACCTAGTGGAAGTGGGCGAGTATTGGTTCGCGTGGGTGGGCCGCGCGGGAAGCAAGAAACCGGCTCGGGTGCGCGGGGTCGTCCATGGGGGTCAGGGGCATGCGGATACCATGGCGGCAGCACGGGCCTTGGTCGGCTCGGACGACAGGCCGAGCACCTGCGTCGCCATGGGGAAGGGGCGGCCGGTCATTCTGCGCGATATCGCGCACGAGTCGGATCGTACATCCTGGGCAGAGACGGCGCTGCGTTTCGGCTATCGCTCCATGATAGCGCTGCCGCTGAAGGAGGGCGCAACGCCCTTCGGTAGCTTCAGTATCTTCTCCGCTGAATCCAGCGCCTTCCGAAAAAAGGAGGTGGCTCTTCTTGAAGTGCTCGCGCAGGACCTGGCCTGCGGCATCGTACAAAGGGTTCGGGTCCGCGGGCGGGCGCGCCCGGTCGATGGCGAGGTTGACCAGGGCGAGCGTAATCGCATCCTAACGACCCTGCAGGAGGGAGTCGGCCAATCCATGCAGGCCGTTAACCTAGGGCTAAAGCGGGGACGGGCCATGGCCGCGAAGAAAGAGCCTGTGCTCACCGAGCTGCTCGACCAGCTTTCCGCCGAGGTCGGTTCTGCTATTCAGGGGTTGCGGGACCTGGGCCAAGAGCTGCGACTAGGCTTCCTCGAACACTTACCCTTCCCTGATGCGATCCGCTTGCATTGCCAGGAGACCAGCTTACGGGCCGGCATCGCAATCGACGTTCGTGCCAAGAATACCGGCTTTGAGCTTGACAAGCAGGTCAAGGAGCAAGGCTTTTTTTGCTTTCGCGAAGCCCTGGATAACGCGGTGAGGCATGCCCAGGCGAGCCGGATCGAAGTGTCCCTGGAGGTCGGACCATCCGGCTGGCTCCACCTTGAGATCCGCGACAACGGGGTCGGTTTCGACACCCGCCAGGCGTCCCGGCGATTCGACGGGCTCGGGCTTTGCGCGATTCGCGAGCGCGCCGAGAGCGTCTTTGGCCGTGCGAAGATTCAGAGTTTCCCCCGCCATGGGACTCGGGTCCGGATCTCCGTGCCGCTGTCCCTGGTACAACCCGTTAAATCCGCGATAGCCAGGGGCGGCGTACAAGCCCGCACCGCCCCGCATACACAACCAGAGGAGCCTACGGCATGA
- a CDS encoding multicopper oxidase domain-containing protein codes for MNKHNIRNPTVAPEMNIGRRDFLKASSAVALAPIILTSRKGGAQIIDPVIPPSPPTRPWREELPNAIAPLEQVDALSPTPTGVADPLGDECGRADHQRWGEFFGDSSLPPGSADLYELRATERSDWVFHPDYPPQRIWGFEGNTADGPALNPTLFGRYGRPIICRLYNELPQDHVGFGTPEVSMHLHNLHAPSESDGFPGDYFSAFKAGPTLGGPGRFKDHFYPNVYAGLDEYGGIGDPRQALGTLWYHDHTLDFTAPNASRGLAGFYLLFDHLDSGDEHDRTPGALRLPSHPYDYPLVFQDKRFDADGVHFYDQLNPEGTLGDKVTVNGKIEPVLRVASRKYRLRLLNAGPTRFYEFSLIAPRSGAQPFQYIGNDGNLLPAPLTRKRIRLGMAERADIVVDFSRYAIGTELYLVNRLGQLTTRGPDGVEAPGTRVLKIIIDRPPPKKDVSRVPAALRPLPPLDPLEIAAAPVRRWEFARKNGLWTVNDLLIDVTTPRAEIVRGSAEVWELVNPSGGWAHPVHIHFEEGRILSKTVDGIDVPIPLHERGRKDVYVLDKNTTMRVFLRFRDFTGKYVMHCHNLAHEDHAMMVRFDITEA; via the coding sequence ATGAACAAGCACAACATTCGCAACCCGACCGTTGCGCCTGAAATGAACATCGGAAGGCGCGATTTCCTGAAGGCATCCAGCGCCGTAGCGCTGGCGCCAATAATCCTAACCTCGCGCAAGGGCGGGGCCCAGATCATCGATCCGGTGATTCCTCCCAGCCCACCCACCAGACCGTGGCGGGAGGAACTGCCCAATGCGATCGCGCCGCTGGAACAGGTCGACGCCTTGAGCCCAACCCCCACGGGTGTGGCGGACCCCTTGGGCGACGAATGTGGGCGAGCCGATCATCAGCGTTGGGGGGAGTTTTTCGGAGATTCGTCTCTACCGCCGGGCAGCGCGGATCTCTATGAGTTGAGGGCCACGGAACGTTCCGACTGGGTGTTCCACCCGGACTATCCACCACAGCGCATCTGGGGGTTCGAAGGCAACACCGCAGATGGGCCCGCCCTCAATCCTACCCTCTTCGGGCGTTATGGAAGGCCTATTATCTGCCGTCTTTACAACGAGTTGCCACAGGACCACGTCGGCTTCGGCACGCCCGAAGTGAGCATGCATCTGCATAATCTACATGCACCGTCGGAGAGCGATGGCTTTCCCGGGGACTACTTCAGCGCGTTCAAGGCAGGCCCAACCTTGGGCGGGCCGGGGAGGTTCAAGGACCACTTCTATCCGAATGTCTATGCGGGCCTCGACGAGTACGGCGGCATCGGCGATCCAAGACAGGCCTTGGGGACGCTCTGGTATCACGACCATACCCTGGATTTCACCGCCCCCAACGCGTCCCGCGGCCTGGCCGGGTTTTATCTGCTGTTCGACCACCTCGACTCGGGCGATGAACACGATCGTACCCCAGGGGCGCTGCGACTGCCGAGTCATCCCTACGATTACCCACTCGTATTCCAGGATAAGCGTTTCGATGCGGACGGTGTCCATTTTTACGACCAGTTGAATCCCGAAGGCACGCTGGGCGACAAGGTGACGGTCAATGGCAAGATCGAGCCGGTCCTGCGGGTGGCAAGTCGTAAGTATCGTCTGCGCCTGCTTAACGCGGGGCCGACCCGATTCTATGAGTTCTCTCTCATCGCACCCAGGAGCGGGGCGCAGCCTTTCCAGTACATCGGTAACGACGGCAACCTACTGCCCGCCCCGCTCACCCGGAAACGCATTCGGCTCGGTATGGCCGAACGCGCCGACATTGTCGTGGACTTTTCGAGGTACGCGATTGGGACTGAACTCTACCTTGTCAACCGGCTGGGCCAGTTGACGACACGTGGGCCCGACGGTGTGGAGGCACCAGGCACCCGGGTGCTAAAGATCATCATCGATCGCCCCCCCCCCAAGAAGGATGTAAGTCGGGTGCCGGCGGCATTGCGCCCGCTGCCGCCGCTCGATCCCTTGGAAATCGCGGCCGCGCCGGTTCGGCGCTGGGAGTTCGCCCGCAAGAATGGGCTGTGGACGGTGAACGACCTACTGATCGACGTGACGACGCCGCGCGCGGAAATCGTCAGAGGCAGCGCCGAGGTCTGGGAGTTGGTAAACCCTTCCGGTGGCTGGGCCCATCCGGTTCACATCCACTTCGAAGAGGGCCGCATCCTCAGCAAGACCGTGGATGGGATCGATGTGCCCATCCCGCTGCATGAGCGAGGACGCAAGGACGTCTACGTGCTCGACAAGAACACGACCATGAGGGTGTTTCTGCGCTTCCGCGATTTTACGGGGAAGTACGTCATGCACTGCCACAACCTGGCGCACGAGGATCACGCGATGATGGTGCGCTTCGACATCACGGAAGCCTGA
- a CDS encoding SCO family protein — translation MNTRRQLLAGMGAAALGGLGWAGWHALDVGPEQARPRDLGAGRFPNTKLYTHEGREVRFYDDLVRGKVVAVNLMYVLCRGICPLATRNLLGVQKMLGERVGRDVFLYSITLQPEHDSPRGLKRYAETHGVKPGWLFLTGAPADVKDLRYRLGFYDPDPSIDGDVETHTGMVRIGNDRYDRWTMAPALSPPGQILATINHVDRLIVHAAPAQAGA, via the coding sequence ATGAATACACGTAGACAACTCTTGGCTGGCATGGGCGCGGCCGCGCTCGGAGGACTTGGCTGGGCGGGTTGGCATGCACTGGATGTCGGGCCGGAGCAGGCTCGCCCCAGGGATCTGGGTGCTGGCCGTTTTCCCAACACGAAACTCTACACCCACGAAGGCCGGGAGGTCAGATTCTATGACGACCTGGTCCGCGGCAAAGTGGTCGCCGTCAACTTGATGTACGTGCTGTGCAGAGGCATCTGTCCACTGGCGACGCGCAATCTGCTCGGGGTGCAGAAGATGTTGGGCGAGCGAGTGGGTCGTGACGTCTTCCTGTATTCGATCACGCTGCAGCCAGAGCATGATTCGCCGCGTGGCCTGAAGCGGTACGCCGAGACGCATGGCGTCAAGCCGGGCTGGTTGTTCCTGACCGGGGCCCCCGCGGACGTTAAGGACCTCCGCTATCGACTCGGTTTCTACGATCCCGATCCGAGCATCGATGGCGACGTAGAAACCCACACTGGCATGGTACGCATTGGCAACGACCGGTATGACCGCTGGACCATGGCGCCGGCGCTGTCGCCTCCCGGCCAGATTCTGGCGACCATCAACCATGTTGACAGGCTCATCGTGCACGCCGCTCCAGCGCAAGCAGGAGCCTGA
- a CDS encoding choice-of-anchor D domain-containing protein gives MPTVPNHISRIKRTALGVASILSSAAIIAGGFVFTPAVQAQVAPIGQGFTLNASDLRFILAQIKIAEEHAATPGYPCSTILSRIGSPVLPFGLRTVDGTCNNLLPGQEKFGAADLVFPRLTEPSFRPAEDGTSYLQKSGLVNDSQPRIASNLIVDQTVTNPAALVAAGTGAVPDASGTLFIPNVAPDVGLSAPYNSMFTLFGQFFDHGLDLVTKGGGTVLVPLQADDPLFTGGPTDFMVLTRATNQPGPDGILGTNDDIQEATNTTTPFVDQNQTYTSHPSHQVFLRAYVSGGSGPVATGKLIDGAIAGNIGNWAEVKAQAASLLGIQLTDQDVLNVPKLLTDPYGRFIPGPLRGLPQIVTATGVVEGDPSANGGLGLLVPANAVRTGHAFLDDIAHHAAPFGDHDNNPGTPRQALNPDADSGTLDDGDPATYDDELLAAHFVTGDGRGNENIGLTTVHAIFHAEHNRLATDIDGLITTFGTSGELTPAEIADWRSVTNPSGWNYGERLFQAARFVTEMEYQHLVFEEFGRKVQPQINLFAGYHTEINPAISAEFAHTVYRFGHSMLTEVVARTDANGALHDIPLLDAFLNPLAFNDVGTNASEAAGSIVRGMTDQVGNELDEFVTEALRNRLLGLPLDLATINMARGRSEGVPTLNVARQQFFDATGNSALAPYESWADFELGLRHPESLVNFIAAYGTHPLIASFDDGGALTAGSMEARRAAAEILVAGDVNDPLTPVDSLDFMLATGTWSTDPTGLNAVDFWVGGLAEKQAPFGGLLGSTFNHVFETQLEDLQDGDRLYYLTRTAGLNLLVQLEGNSFSELIMRNTDAEGLPADVFSRADFTFNLVALGTTGPILNDPSTPYDESTLLTRTPAGMIVYPGPAHVIWNGRNITDIDRIRSSEGDDTLRGNGGRDIMEGGAGNDQFIGGDGDDILTDSFGDDVLKGGNGNDAMSSGQGFDLNQGGLGNDFMVGGSDPTETFGGPGDDFIFAGDSTDTVFGDDGDDWIEGGGQADLLQGDNGAPFQNDPNQPGHDVIIGDGGDDDYDAEGGDDIMVAGPGVERSEGMLGFDWVTHRGDPQAADSDMNFTGLLPPDLENIRDRFDLVEGLSGWRFNDILRGDSADATTMEGHELNAAGIARITGLSTLLPAGATSFTGGNIIIGGAGSDLIEGRGGDDLIDGDAWLNVQLQAPGNLLVDSMTQLRTAVFAGTLNPGSISIVRSIVTTGALPADVDTAVYSEALVNYTVTSNADGTVTVAHTGGTLADGTDTLRNMEQLAFLDQTIPVPNNLPATGTVTINDTTPAEDQLLTVTSVLADSDGLGAITHSWQAETAPDVWATAGTGDTFTPSDPVVGQRLRVVASFTDGAGNPESVTSDPTVAVTAVNDPATGAPTLSDTTPEVGAPVSAITTGIADVDGLGPFTYQWRANGVNIAGATAATFTPTLAELGLRLRVDVSFTDGQGFAETLTVTPPSAPVGAGGIGPVATLPATLNFGARRINTNRTQNVRVTNTGTAPLTISSVTTTGAAFINPVLGTCATPLAVGRTCRLSVTFRPTAVQAYSGTLRVVSNATNSPAIVDLSGSGR, from the coding sequence ATGCCTACCGTGCCGAACCACATCTCCCGCATCAAGCGCACCGCTCTTGGAGTGGCCAGCATCTTGTCGTCAGCCGCCATCATCGCGGGCGGTTTTGTCTTTACCCCGGCTGTCCAGGCGCAAGTGGCGCCGATTGGACAGGGATTCACCCTCAACGCCTCCGACCTGCGGTTCATCCTGGCGCAGATCAAGATCGCCGAGGAACATGCGGCAACGCCGGGCTATCCCTGCAGCACCATCCTCAGCCGGATCGGTAGCCCGGTGCTCCCGTTCGGCCTGCGCACCGTGGATGGGACTTGTAACAACCTCCTGCCCGGTCAGGAGAAGTTTGGCGCCGCGGATTTGGTGTTCCCGCGCTTGACCGAGCCGAGCTTCCGCCCAGCGGAGGACGGGACTAGCTACCTGCAGAAATCTGGGCTCGTCAATGACTCCCAGCCGCGCATCGCCAGCAACCTGATCGTCGATCAGACGGTGACGAACCCCGCCGCCCTCGTGGCGGCCGGTACAGGCGCCGTACCCGATGCTTCCGGTACCCTGTTTATCCCGAACGTGGCGCCGGACGTCGGTCTCTCCGCACCGTACAACTCCATGTTTACGCTGTTCGGCCAGTTCTTCGACCACGGTCTCGACCTGGTGACGAAGGGCGGTGGCACCGTCCTCGTGCCGTTGCAGGCGGATGATCCGCTGTTTACTGGCGGCCCGACCGACTTCATGGTCCTGACCCGGGCCACCAACCAGCCGGGCCCGGACGGCATTCTCGGGACCAATGACGATATCCAGGAGGCGACGAACACCACTACCCCCTTCGTCGATCAAAACCAGACCTACACCTCGCATCCCTCGCACCAGGTGTTCCTTCGCGCGTACGTGTCGGGTGGATCCGGGCCGGTGGCGACGGGCAAGCTGATTGACGGCGCGATCGCCGGCAACATCGGCAACTGGGCCGAGGTGAAGGCGCAGGCCGCCAGCCTGCTTGGCATCCAGCTCACCGACCAGGACGTGCTGAATGTGCCGAAGCTGCTGACCGATCCCTACGGCCGTTTCATTCCTGGTCCCCTCCGCGGGTTACCGCAGATCGTGACCGCCACGGGCGTCGTCGAGGGTGACCCCTCAGCCAACGGCGGGCTCGGCCTTCTGGTCCCGGCGAACGCGGTCCGCACCGGCCACGCCTTCCTCGACGACATCGCCCACCACGCGGCCCCCTTCGGTGATCATGACAACAATCCGGGAACGCCCCGGCAGGCCCTGAATCCGGATGCGGATTCGGGCACCCTCGATGACGGCGATCCTGCCACCTACGACGACGAGTTGCTCGCTGCCCACTTCGTCACCGGCGATGGTCGCGGCAACGAGAATATTGGTCTGACCACCGTCCACGCCATCTTCCACGCGGAGCACAACCGGCTCGCCACCGACATCGACGGGCTGATCACCACGTTCGGCACGTCGGGGGAGCTCACCCCGGCCGAGATCGCCGACTGGCGGTCGGTGACGAACCCCTCCGGCTGGAACTACGGCGAGCGGTTGTTCCAGGCGGCGCGCTTTGTCACCGAGATGGAATACCAGCACTTGGTGTTCGAGGAGTTCGGGCGCAAGGTGCAGCCGCAGATCAACCTCTTCGCCGGCTACCACACCGAGATCAACCCGGCGATCTCCGCCGAGTTCGCGCACACGGTTTACCGCTTCGGCCATTCAATGCTGACCGAGGTAGTGGCGCGCACCGATGCCAATGGGGCTCTCCATGACATCCCGTTGCTCGACGCCTTCCTCAACCCGCTAGCCTTCAACGACGTAGGAACGAATGCCAGCGAGGCGGCCGGCAGCATCGTGCGCGGCATGACGGACCAGGTCGGCAACGAGCTCGATGAGTTTGTCACCGAGGCCCTGCGCAACCGCCTGCTCGGCCTGCCGCTGGACCTGGCCACCATCAACATGGCCCGGGGCCGCAGCGAGGGGGTCCCGACGCTGAATGTGGCGCGCCAGCAGTTCTTCGACGCCACCGGCAACTCGGCGCTCGCGCCTTACGAGAGCTGGGCGGACTTCGAGCTCGGCCTGCGACACCCGGAGTCGCTGGTCAACTTTATCGCGGCTTACGGCACCCATCCCCTGATCGCCTCGTTCGATGACGGCGGCGCACTCACGGCGGGCAGCATGGAGGCCCGGCGTGCCGCGGCGGAGATCCTGGTGGCAGGTGATGTGAACGATCCGTTAACGCCGGTGGATAGCCTCGACTTCATGCTCGCCACCGGTACCTGGAGCACCGATCCCACCGGTCTAAACGCTGTCGATTTCTGGGTCGGCGGTCTGGCCGAGAAACAGGCCCCGTTCGGCGGCCTGCTGGGCTCCACCTTCAACCATGTCTTCGAGACGCAACTGGAAGACTTGCAAGATGGCGACCGGCTTTACTACCTCACCCGCACGGCTGGCCTCAACCTGCTGGTTCAGCTCGAGGGCAATTCATTCTCCGAGCTGATCATGCGCAACACGGACGCAGAAGGCCTCCCGGCGGATGTCTTCTCGCGGGCGGACTTCACGTTCAACCTGGTGGCTCTCGGGACGACCGGCCCGATTCTGAATGATCCCAGCACCCCTTACGATGAGTCGACCCTGCTCACCCGCACGCCCGCTGGGATGATCGTTTACCCTGGCCCCGCCCACGTCATCTGGAATGGCCGGAACATCACTGATATCGACCGCATCAGATCCAGCGAAGGGGATGACACCCTCCGCGGCAATGGCGGCCGGGATATCATGGAGGGTGGTGCCGGCAACGATCAGTTCATCGGCGGCGATGGCGACGACATCTTGACCGACAGCTTCGGCGACGATGTCCTGAAGGGTGGCAACGGTAACGACGCCATGAGCTCAGGTCAGGGCTTCGACCTGAACCAGGGCGGTCTGGGCAATGACTTCATGGTGGGCGGCTCGGATCCCACCGAGACCTTCGGCGGCCCGGGAGACGACTTCATCTTCGCCGGCGACTCCACCGACACGGTCTTCGGCGACGACGGCGACGACTGGATCGAGGGCGGCGGCCAGGCCGACCTGCTGCAGGGCGACAACGGGGCGCCCTTCCAGAACGACCCGAACCAGCCCGGCCACGACGTCATCATCGGCGACGGCGGCGACGACGACTACGACGCGGAGGGCGGCGACGACATCATGGTGGCCGGCCCGGGCGTCGAGCGGAGCGAGGGCATGCTCGGCTTCGACTGGGTGACCCACCGGGGCGATCCCCAAGCGGCCGATTCGGACATGAACTTCACCGGTCTGCTGCCGCCTGACCTCGAGAATATTCGTGATCGGTTCGACCTGGTTGAGGGTCTATCGGGATGGCGGTTCAACGACATCCTGCGGGGCGACAGCGCCGATGCCACGACGATGGAAGGCCACGAACTGAACGCGGCGGGTATCGCGCGGATCACCGGGCTGAGCACCTTGCTACCGGCCGGCGCGACTTCCTTCACCGGCGGCAACATCATCATCGGCGGTGCCGGGAGTGACCTCATCGAGGGTCGTGGCGGCGATGATCTCATCGACGGTGACGCCTGGCTGAACGTGCAGCTCCAGGCGCCGGGGAATCTCCTGGTTGACAGCATGACCCAGCTTCGCACGGCCGTGTTTGCGGGCACGCTCAACCCCGGTTCAATCAGCATCGTGCGCAGCATCGTGACGACTGGGGCCTTGCCGGCAGATGTGGACACCGCCGTGTACTCCGAGGCCCTAGTCAACTACACCGTCACCAGCAATGCGGACGGCACCGTCACCGTGGCGCACACCGGCGGTACCTTGGCCGACGGGACCGACACGCTTCGGAACATGGAACAACTGGCGTTCCTCGACCAGACCATCCCGGTTCCGAACAACCTCCCGGCAACCGGCACGGTTACAATTAACGATACCACGCCGGCAGAGGACCAGCTCCTGACGGTGACCAGCGTACTCGCTGATTCCGATGGCCTCGGCGCTATCACCCACAGCTGGCAGGCCGAGACCGCCCCCGACGTGTGGGCCACCGCCGGAACGGGGGACACCTTCACCCCGAGCGACCCAGTCGTGGGCCAGAGGCTGCGTGTGGTCGCCAGCTTCACCGACGGCGCCGGCAATCCGGAAAGCGTCACGTCCGACCCGACCGTCGCGGTCACGGCCGTAAACGACCCAGCAACCGGTGCTCCAACCCTCTCCGACACCACGCCCGAAGTGGGTGCCCCGGTCTCGGCCATTACCACAGGGATAGCGGATGTCGATGGCCTCGGACCCTTTACCTACCAGTGGCGGGCCAATGGCGTAAATATCGCTGGCGCGACGGCGGCGACCTTCACACCCACACTTGCCGAGCTTGGCCTAAGGTTGAGGGTGGACGTGTCATTCACCGACGGTCAAGGCTTTGCGGAGACCCTGACTGTGACACCACCCAGCGCCCCGGTTGGCGCCGGCGGGATCGGACCCGTCGCCACCCTACCGGCAACCCTGAACTTCGGTGCCCGGCGCATTAACACCAACAGGACCCAGAATGTTAGGGTGACGAACACGGGCACCGCCCCCCTCACCATCAGCTCGGTCACGACCACGGGAGCAGCCTTCATCAACCCCGTGCTCGGCACCTGCGCGACGCCGCTTGCCGTGGGCAGGACCTGCAGGCTCTCGGTGACCTTCCGGCCGACCGCGGTCCAGGCCTACTCCGGGACCCTGAGGGTGGTGAGCAACGCGACGAACAGCCCGGCGATTGTGGACCTTTCGGGGTCCGGGAGATAA
- a CDS encoding methylated-DNA--[protein]-cysteine S-methyltransferase has protein sequence MKAGQLRSGTLTSGAVESGALATPLGILVVAWEEERLVRLNLAADPDPSTSEGLAPSDDASLEEAVPLTIRAGLASYFDAGATGLNLPLAARGTDFQHRVWRALQAIPPGETRTYGDLARQLGTSARAIGGACRANPCLIVVPCHRVIAKDGLGGFAGDVSGRRLEVKRWLLRHEGAPAALVGAGEG, from the coding sequence ATGAAAGCAGGGCAGTTACGATCGGGAACCCTGACCTCGGGAGCCGTGGAATCCGGCGCTCTGGCGACCCCCTTGGGGATCCTGGTCGTTGCCTGGGAGGAGGAGCGATTGGTGCGCCTGAACCTGGCCGCGGACCCGGACCCGAGCACCTCCGAGGGGCTGGCGCCATCCGATGACGCGAGCCTCGAAGAGGCGGTACCCCTGACCATCCGCGCGGGCTTGGCAAGCTATTTTGACGCGGGTGCGACTGGCTTGAATTTGCCCCTGGCCGCGCGGGGCACGGACTTCCAACACCGCGTCTGGCGCGCCCTACAAGCCATCCCACCTGGTGAAACCCGGACTTATGGAGACCTCGCCCGGCAACTCGGCACCAGCGCCCGCGCGATCGGCGGTGCCTGTCGCGCCAACCCCTGCCTCATCGTCGTGCCTTGCCATCGCGTCATCGCCAAGGATGGACTGGGGGGCTTCGCAGGGGATGTCTCTGGCCGCCGCTTGGAGGTCAAGCGCTGGCTGCTGCGCCATGAGGGCGCCCCCGCGGCCTTGGTGGGGGCAGGGGAGGGATGA
- a CDS encoding symmetrical bis(5'-nucleosyl)-tetraphosphatase, giving the protein MASPLTQGPPLDEVGATYAIGDVQGCFDDLLRLLDRIDFDPAVDRLWFTGDLVNRGPNSLGLLRFVRDLGHAAVCVLGNHDLHLLAAASGALTFGKKDTLASILEAHDREELLFWLRHQPLLYHDERLGFAMVHAGLPPQWDLVTAKARAAELEALLQNPAYGDLLHQLGPHKPWRWHDDLTGWDRLRYIANCFTQLRWCDATGRLDLDGERRKRKGVRRSQPWFQVPGRASQGLPILFGHWARLDRESLGRGDLDRRLVHPLDTGCANGGRFTALRLEDGRYYSVRCRNEAVPWAEG; this is encoded by the coding sequence ATGGCCTCGCCCCTGACCCAGGGGCCGCCGCTGGACGAGGTCGGTGCCACCTATGCCATTGGCGATGTCCAGGGCTGCTTCGATGACCTGCTGCGGCTCCTCGACCGCATCGACTTCGATCCCGCCGTCGATCGCCTCTGGTTTACGGGCGATCTGGTCAATCGCGGGCCCAACTCCCTGGGCCTGCTGCGCTTCGTGCGTGACTTGGGTCACGCCGCCGTCTGCGTCCTCGGCAACCACGACCTTCATCTGCTGGCCGCCGCCTCCGGCGCCCTGACCTTCGGCAAAAAGGATACCCTGGCCAGTATTCTGGAGGCCCATGATCGCGAGGAACTCCTCTTTTGGCTGCGCCACCAGCCCCTGCTCTATCACGACGAGCGTCTTGGCTTCGCCATGGTCCATGCCGGCCTGCCGCCCCAGTGGGACCTGGTTACCGCCAAGGCCCGCGCCGCTGAACTGGAGGCCCTACTGCAGAATCCCGCCTATGGAGACCTGCTGCATCAGTTGGGGCCCCACAAGCCCTGGCGCTGGCACGATGACCTGACCGGTTGGGATCGCCTGCGCTATATCGCCAACTGCTTCACCCAACTGCGCTGGTGCGATGCCACGGGCCGCCTGGACCTCGACGGCGAGCGCCGTAAGCGCAAGGGCGTCCGGCGGTCCCAGCCCTGGTTCCAGGTCCCCGGCCGCGCCAGCCAGGGCCTCCCCATCCTCTTCGGCCACTGGGCCCGGCTCGATCGCGAGAGTTTGGGGCGCGGGGATTTGGATAGGAGACTCGTCCACCCCCTCGACACCGGCTGCGCCAATGGCGGCCGGTTCACCGCCCTGCGCCTGGAGGACGGCCGTTACTACAGTGTCCGTTGCCGCAACGAGGCGGTGCCTTGGGCCGAGGGGTGA
- the xerD gene encoding site-specific tyrosine recombinase XerD: MNRAVPDSPHVLAEPDSLIESFADALWMERGLSANTLAAYQSDLRAFGAWLARERGLGLAGATRLEVLDYLALLSLQGLKPRSAARRLSCLRQFYQYLLRIGTLREDPSARVDTPRLGRPLPRILTEAEVERLLRAPDTEEPRGHRDRTMLEVLYATGLRVSELVDLKPGEVSLNQGLVRVLGKGGKERLVPLGEEAIAWLADFTRGPRQDLLGGRLSDFLFPTSRSDHMTRQAFWQLIKRHALAASIQKELSPHTLRHAFATHLLNHGADLRVVQMLLGHSDLSTTQIYTHVARERLKQLHAKHHPRG, from the coding sequence ATGAACCGCGCTGTCCCGGATTCACCGCATGTTCTGGCCGAACCGGATAGCCTCATCGAAAGCTTCGCCGATGCCCTCTGGATGGAGCGGGGGCTGAGCGCCAATACCCTGGCGGCCTACCAGTCCGATCTGCGGGCCTTTGGCGCCTGGCTGGCCAGGGAGCGTGGCCTGGGGCTGGCGGGGGCGACGCGGCTGGAGGTGCTGGATTACCTGGCCTTGCTTTCCCTGCAGGGCCTGAAACCACGCTCGGCCGCCCGGCGCCTGTCCTGCCTTCGCCAGTTTTACCAGTATCTGCTGCGTATCGGCACCCTGCGCGAGGATCCCAGCGCCCGGGTGGATACCCCCCGGCTCGGACGTCCCCTGCCTCGGATCCTGACGGAGGCGGAGGTGGAACGGCTGTTGCGGGCCCCGGATACCGAGGAACCCCGCGGGCATCGCGACCGCACCATGCTGGAGGTTCTCTACGCCACGGGGCTGCGGGTTTCCGAGCTGGTCGATCTCAAGCCCGGGGAGGTGAGCCTCAATCAGGGCCTGGTGCGGGTCCTGGGGAAGGGGGGCAAGGAACGCCTGGTGCCCCTGGGCGAGGAGGCCATCGCCTGGCTGGCGGATTTTACCCGCGGTCCGCGCCAGGATCTGCTGGGCGGCCGACTCAGCGACTTTCTCTTTCCCACGAGTCGCAGCGACCACATGACCCGCCAGGCCTTCTGGCAACTCATCAAGCGCCACGCCCTCGCCGCCAGCATCCAGAAGGAGCTGTCACCCCACACCCTGCGTCACGCCTTCGCGACCCACCTGCTCAATCACGGTGCTGACCTGCGGGTCGTGCAGATGCTCCTCGGCCACAGCGACCTTTCCACCACCCAGATCTACACCCACGTCGCCCGGGAGCGACTCAAGCAGCTCCACGCCAAGCACCATCCGCGTGGCTGA